In Candidatus Eisenbacteria bacterium, one DNA window encodes the following:
- a CDS encoding trehalose-6-phosphate synthase: MTPDTERRGRRILHALTRAATREKHRRDVEHQTRPEQLERSVREYLGGTRIVIASNREPYQHFHRNGTIEAIRSAGGLASALDSVARATGGVWVAQASGDADRETVDERGRVAMPPGRELYTLQRVWIDDQERAQGFNRFVNGCLWPLCHVVYVRPHFVGSEWRAYQEVNRQFADAILEATGDEPAIVLLQDYHLALCAAELRKRRRDLTIVLFWHIPWPNPEVYRIVPWKREILEGLLSCDLLGFHIRYHGMNFLDTVSQELESLIDRERGSIRRRGGVTFVRDYPISPDVAEISLAAASSSTNGAVQRIRQRLGIEGCQVILGVDRLDYTKGIPERLDAYGRLLERHPHLQGRVTMIQIAVPSRVDLPEYQALGRAVSGQVDALNERFGTRGAKPVHLIFENLDFRELIPYYAMADVMAVTSLHDGMNLVSKEYVAAKVDGNGVLVLSPFTGASRELEHAIQVSPYDTERLAGALHQALTLPEEERSRRMRALREVVAAQNIYDWARKLLRDVRRLHLLPGVPRPAARR, translated from the coding sequence ATGACACCCGACACGGAACGCAGAGGGCGCCGGATCCTCCACGCGCTCACCCGTGCCGCGACGCGCGAGAAGCACCGGCGCGACGTCGAGCACCAGACCCGCCCCGAGCAGCTCGAGCGGAGCGTTCGCGAGTATCTGGGCGGCACCCGCATCGTCATCGCCTCCAATCGCGAGCCCTACCAGCACTTCCACCGGAACGGCACGATCGAGGCCATCCGGAGCGCGGGCGGGCTCGCCTCGGCGCTGGACTCCGTGGCGCGCGCGACGGGGGGCGTCTGGGTCGCCCAGGCGTCCGGGGACGCCGACCGCGAGACCGTGGACGAGCGGGGCCGCGTGGCGATGCCGCCGGGGCGCGAGCTCTACACGCTCCAGCGCGTCTGGATCGACGACCAGGAGCGCGCCCAGGGCTTCAACCGGTTCGTGAACGGCTGCCTCTGGCCGCTCTGCCACGTCGTCTACGTGCGGCCCCACTTCGTGGGCTCCGAGTGGCGCGCGTACCAGGAGGTCAACCGCCAGTTCGCGGACGCGATCCTCGAGGCCACCGGGGACGAGCCCGCGATCGTGCTCCTCCAGGATTATCACCTCGCGCTCTGCGCCGCGGAGCTTCGCAAGCGGCGCCGGGACCTCACGATCGTCCTCTTCTGGCACATTCCGTGGCCCAATCCCGAGGTCTACCGCATCGTCCCGTGGAAGCGGGAGATCCTGGAAGGGCTCCTCTCGTGCGACCTCCTCGGATTCCACATCCGGTATCACGGGATGAACTTCCTCGACACCGTGTCTCAGGAGCTCGAGTCCCTCATCGACCGCGAGCGCGGCTCGATCCGCCGGCGGGGCGGCGTCACGTTCGTGCGCGACTATCCGATCAGCCCGGACGTGGCGGAGATCTCGCTTGCCGCCGCGAGCTCGTCCACGAACGGCGCCGTGCAGCGCATCCGCCAGCGGCTCGGGATCGAGGGATGCCAGGTGATCCTGGGCGTGGACCGGCTCGACTACACGAAGGGGATTCCCGAGCGGCTCGATGCGTACGGGCGTCTTCTCGAGCGCCATCCCCATCTCCAGGGCCGCGTGACCATGATCCAGATCGCCGTGCCGAGCCGCGTCGACCTTCCCGAGTACCAGGCGCTCGGACGCGCGGTGTCGGGACAGGTGGATGCCCTGAACGAGCGGTTCGGGACCCGCGGCGCCAAGCCCGTGCACCTCATCTTCGAGAACCTCGACTTCCGCGAGCTCATCCCCTATTACGCGATGGCCGACGTGATGGCGGTGACGTCGCTCCACGACGGCATGAACCTCGTGAGCAAGGAGTACGTGGCCGCGAAGGTGGACGGGAACGGTGTGCTCGTCCTGAGCCCCTTCACCGGCGCCTCGCGCGAGCTGGAGCACGCGATCCAGGTGAGCCCTTACGACACCGAACGGCTCGCGGGCGCGCTCCATCAGGCGCTCACGCTGCCCGAAGAAGAGCGCTCGCGGCGGATGCGCGCGCTGCGCGAGGTCGTGGCCGCGCAGAACATCTACGACTGGGCCCGGAAGCTCCTGCGCGACGTGCGGCGCCTCCATCTCCTGCCCGGCGTCCCGAGGCCAGCCGCGAGGAGGTGA